In Kineococcus sp. NBC_00420, a single genomic region encodes these proteins:
- a CDS encoding bifunctional 3-phenylpropionate/cinnamic acid dioxygenase ferredoxin subunit, which translates to MSAGTRVVACPLAALPPGEVVRLDRPELTAPVSVFNVDGELFAIDDTCTHADESLAEGWVEDCAVECPRHASAFDLRTGVPWSPPALTPVRTHLVEVVDGEVVVEVGTPRPN; encoded by the coding sequence ATGTCTGCTGGAACCCGGGTGGTGGCCTGCCCGTTGGCCGCCCTGCCCCCCGGTGAGGTGGTGCGGCTCGACCGCCCCGAACTCACCGCGCCCGTCTCGGTCTTCAACGTCGACGGCGAACTCTTCGCCATCGACGACACCTGCACCCACGCCGACGAATCCCTGGCCGAGGGCTGGGTCGAGGACTGCGCGGTGGAGTGCCCCCGGCACGCCTCGGCCTTCGACCTGCGCACCGGGGTGCCGTGGAGCCCACCCGCCCTCACCCCGGTGCGGACGCACCTCGTCGAGGTCGTCGACGGGGAGGTCGTCGTCGAGGTCGGGACGCCGCGTCCGAACTGA
- the purU gene encoding formyltetrahydrofolate deformylase: protein MNVPRTLTLSCPQRPGIVHAVSSFLFSHGCDIVEHQQFDDRTSGKLYSRTAFSGETCISDLEAEFAPVAAEYGMEFSLAGERPTRILVMVSKMGHCLNDLVFRWRSGSLGGEIVAVVSNHEDLRPMAEAAGLPFHHVPVTAATKPRAEARLLELVEEHEADLVVLARYMQVLSDDACRSLHGRAINIHHSFLPGFKGAKPYHQAFDRGVKLVGATAHYVTPDLDEGPIIEQEVIRIDHTHDPVALATVGRDAEALALSRAVKWHCQQRVLLNGHSTVVFR, encoded by the coding sequence ATGAACGTCCCCCGCACCCTGACGTTGAGTTGTCCCCAGCGTCCGGGCATCGTGCACGCCGTCAGCTCGTTCCTGTTCTCGCACGGCTGCGACATCGTCGAGCACCAGCAGTTCGACGACCGGACCAGCGGGAAGCTCTACTCGCGGACGGCGTTCTCGGGGGAGACGTGCATCAGCGACCTGGAGGCCGAGTTCGCGCCGGTGGCGGCGGAGTACGGGATGGAGTTCTCCCTCGCCGGGGAACGTCCCACCCGCATCCTGGTGATGGTCTCCAAGATGGGGCACTGCCTCAACGACCTCGTCTTCCGCTGGCGTTCGGGCAGCCTCGGCGGCGAGATCGTCGCCGTCGTGTCCAACCACGAGGACCTGCGGCCGATGGCCGAGGCCGCGGGTCTGCCCTTCCACCACGTCCCGGTCACCGCGGCGACGAAACCCCGGGCCGAGGCGCGGCTGCTGGAACTCGTCGAGGAGCACGAGGCCGACCTCGTCGTCCTGGCCCGCTACATGCAGGTCCTCTCCGACGACGCGTGCCGGTCCCTGCACGGGCGGGCCATCAACATCCACCACTCGTTCCTGCCGGGTTTCAAGGGCGCCAAGCCCTACCACCAGGCCTTCGACCGCGGGGTGAAGCTCGTCGGGGCCACGGCCCACTACGTGACCCCCGACCTCGACGAGGGTCCGATCATCGAGCAGGAGGTCATCCGCATCGACCACACCCACGACCCGGTCGCCCTGGCCACGGTGGGCCGGGACGCCGAGGCGCTGGCGCTGTCCCGCGCGGTGAAGTGGCACTGCCAGCAGCGCGTCCTGCTCAACGGCCACTCCACCGTCGTCTTCCGCTAG